The Chryseobacterium indicum genome includes a window with the following:
- the lpxB gene encoding lipid-A-disaccharide synthase: protein MKYYIIAGEASGDLHGSNLMKALKQKDPHSEFRFWGGDLMAKQGGTLVKHYRDLAFMGFLEVARNLRTILNNIKFCKEDIRNNRPDVLILVDYPGFNLRIAKFAKELGIKVVYYISPQLWAWKESRVEIIKKYVDEMMVILPFEEDFYKKHGVHSHFVGHPLLDAISTLQNIDVEDFKKENNLNEKEIIALLPGSRKQEVEKMLEMMLSVRPYFKEYQFVIAGAPSLPKEFYQSYVDENVHFVSNKTYDLLRCSKAALVTSGTATLETALLNVPEVVCYRGSKISYAIAKRLVKNIKYISLVNLIMDREVVKELIQNDLNTKNLVEELKKILETDKRAQLLRDYDLLREKLGGKGASENAADVILKV from the coding sequence ATGAAATATTACATCATCGCAGGAGAGGCTTCCGGAGATTTACATGGAAGCAATTTAATGAAGGCTTTAAAGCAGAAAGATCCCCATTCGGAATTCAGATTCTGGGGGGGAGATTTAATGGCAAAACAAGGCGGAACTTTAGTGAAGCACTATCGTGATTTAGCTTTCATGGGATTTCTGGAAGTAGCCAGAAATCTTCGGACGATTCTCAATAATATTAAATTCTGCAAGGAAGACATCCGAAATAACAGACCGGATGTTTTAATTCTGGTGGATTATCCCGGATTCAATTTAAGGATTGCGAAATTTGCCAAAGAACTGGGCATTAAAGTCGTTTACTATATTTCTCCGCAGCTTTGGGCATGGAAAGAAAGCAGGGTAGAGATCATCAAAAAATATGTCGATGAAATGATGGTCATTCTTCCTTTTGAAGAAGATTTTTACAAAAAACACGGGGTACATTCGCATTTTGTAGGTCATCCTTTGTTGGATGCGATTTCAACGCTTCAAAATATTGACGTTGAAGATTTTAAAAAGGAAAATAATTTAAACGAAAAAGAAATTATTGCGCTATTGCCGGGTTCCAGAAAACAGGAAGTGGAAAAAATGCTGGAAATGATGCTTTCTGTGAGACCTTATTTTAAAGAATATCAGTTTGTTATCGCAGGAGCGCCGAGTTTGCCGAAAGAATTTTATCAGAGCTACGTAGACGAAAATGTACATTTTGTTTCCAATAAAACGTATGATTTGCTGAGGTGCTCGAAAGCAGCTTTGGTAACATCGGGAACCGCAACTTTGGAGACTGCTTTACTGAATGTTCCGGAAGTGGTTTGCTACCGTGGAAGCAAAATTTCTTATGCAATTGCGAAAAGGCTCGTTAAAAACATCAAGTATATTTCTCTGGTGAATTTGATTATGGATCGTGAAGTTGTTAAAGAACTGATTCAGAATGACCTTAACACGAAGAATCTGGTGGAAGAACTAAAAAAGATTTTAGAAACCGATAAAAGAGCACAGCTTTTAAGAGATTACGATTTGCTGAGAGAAAAGCTAGGCGGAAAAGGAGCAAGTGAAAATGCGGCTGATGTCATTTTAAAGGTTTAA
- a CDS encoding ComEC/Rec2 family competence protein — translation MKLNQQPILILAILFILGIFIQDFFSLDENFVYFIIIICAFILAITFLKNYYLHKAKPYFLGFMFFGIGIILHFFNAFASGNVSVSKNETIVFKIAKKLNSSDKNRKYEGVIQGGKQTFNAVIYIPKSEKELDFLHYYQAKAYISKPKPPQYDFQFDYSEYLLRKNIEYQCYISDEIAEAERKDLSFTEKFSQKRLEVLQRIDEAGMSSKSKEFLKGIILADRTEMDAQTVQDFNRSGLVHFLAISGTHIVVIFGLFYFLLIKILPLSFRKHAVVFSLIFIWLFIIFIGFGSSVLRSGLMLSIYFIYVLLQRKPDLLHSLSLSAFIILIFDTQQLFDVGFQLSFCAVLGIYWLNQPILNYFPIQDNWLKKLIFNTVSISVSAQLATLPLVLYYFHQFSFISIIANFFIVPFSEAIIVFSFLMTIFIALNLDFNLMNVAYDFIIKILLTIIHWFADFSHLFIENIPMNLIEVFALFLIIYFLRFFILKPKLKNLTIVLMTVFIFYVLRTGCNFYESRRDEILFHDFSKARMISVKKGSKACFWIEEASDKRKIIQFVINPYCSARRIRNYQIKTYPKEVTKVVYNGKIYNFN, via the coding sequence TTGAAATTGAATCAACAGCCGATTTTAATTCTTGCCATCTTGTTTATTTTGGGTATTTTTATTCAGGACTTTTTTTCTCTGGATGAAAATTTTGTTTACTTCATTATCATTATTTGTGCTTTCATTTTAGCCATCACTTTTCTTAAAAATTACTACCTCCATAAAGCGAAACCTTATTTTCTCGGTTTTATGTTTTTCGGGATCGGAATCATTCTGCATTTTTTCAATGCTTTTGCCTCCGGAAATGTTTCGGTTTCTAAAAATGAAACCATTGTTTTTAAAATAGCTAAAAAACTGAATTCCAGTGATAAAAATCGGAAGTATGAAGGCGTGATACAAGGCGGAAAGCAAACTTTCAATGCTGTTATTTACATCCCGAAAAGCGAAAAGGAACTTGATTTCTTACATTATTATCAGGCTAAGGCTTACATTTCAAAGCCGAAGCCGCCACAATATGATTTTCAGTTTGATTATTCGGAATATCTTTTAAGGAAAAATATTGAATACCAGTGTTATATCAGTGATGAAATTGCGGAAGCGGAAAGAAAAGATTTAAGCTTCACGGAGAAATTTTCTCAAAAAAGACTCGAAGTTTTACAAAGAATAGACGAGGCCGGAATGTCTTCAAAGTCGAAAGAATTTTTAAAAGGAATTATTCTTGCTGACCGAACGGAAATGGATGCGCAGACGGTTCAGGATTTTAACCGTTCCGGACTGGTGCATTTTCTTGCGATTTCGGGAACTCATATTGTCGTCATCTTCGGATTGTTCTATTTTTTGCTGATTAAGATTTTACCTTTAAGTTTTAGAAAACATGCGGTTGTTTTCAGTTTAATTTTTATCTGGTTGTTTATAATTTTTATCGGGTTTGGAAGCTCCGTCTTGCGTTCAGGTTTAATGCTGAGCATTTATTTTATTTATGTTTTACTTCAGAGAAAACCCGATCTGCTGCATTCACTTTCCCTGTCTGCTTTTATTATTTTAATATTTGATACTCAGCAGCTTTTTGATGTCGGTTTTCAGTTGAGCTTTTGTGCGGTTTTGGGAATTTACTGGCTGAATCAGCCGATTTTAAATTATTTTCCGATACAGGATAATTGGTTGAAAAAGTTAATCTTTAATACCGTTTCCATTTCTGTTTCTGCCCAGTTGGCAACGCTTCCTCTGGTTCTGTACTATTTTCATCAGTTTTCATTTATTTCAATTATTGCCAACTTTTTCATTGTTCCTTTTTCTGAAGCAATCATTGTTTTTTCATTTTTAATGACCATTTTCATTGCTTTAAATCTTGATTTTAATCTGATGAATGTTGCGTATGATTTTATTATTAAGATTTTACTTACAATCATTCATTGGTTTGCAGATTTCAGTCATTTATTCATCGAAAATATTCCCATGAATCTAATCGAGGTTTTTGCTTTATTTCTGATCATTTATTTTCTGAGATTTTTCATTTTAAAACCAAAACTGAAAAACCTGACAATAGTATTGATGACAGTTTTTATTTTTTACGTTTTAAGAACAGGTTGTAATTTTTATGAAAGTCGGCGTGATGAAATTTTGTTCCATGATTTTTCTAAAGCGAGAATGATATCGGTAAAAAAGGGAAGCAAAGCCTGTTTCTGGATTGAAGAAGCTTCCGACAAAAGAAAAATTATTCAGTTTGTTATTAATCCATACTGCTCTGCAAGACGCATCCGTAATTACCAGATTAAAACCTACCCGAAAGAAGTAACAAAAGTAGTTTATAATGGCAAAATTTATAACTTTAATTAA
- a CDS encoding DDE-type integrase/transposase/recombinase: MQKYKKYHTDIKTCFALGIQNEVLPKRFIREIPSSTSHYWKNENPEKYVGGEFSKSIQNNLEDAKVFLDCRLYFSRKAFIQFAKIYIALITLLGKDNIRKIIKTNRNVFVAFIENLSEDFPIHKKDLLRFLMISKRQYSFWLSDRKFACNTSLVGQCFKRRPKQISNREISILKKYMNLNKYKTWCIRSIWGKAIRDGVVSMAESTWYKYARKFGYSEVRKPKKKPRKKNSYHAKRPNETWHMDISQYKTLDNITFYIYTVVDNFSRKILSWDISTKKCSKIRTENIKQAIKNEFDVDLKDQNLELIVDGGSENNNKTIDEFIKNCHVNISKKIALKDVTFSNSIVEGPYKIMKSYYFRSKEILSSTIYQELKFFIEDYNNNRPCYKHKIYTPNEVHNNPELANFKMVLENSNQRLEENRNFCCKILPKK, encoded by the coding sequence ATGCAGAAATACAAAAAGTATCACACTGATATTAAAACCTGCTTTGCGTTAGGAATTCAGAATGAGGTTCTTCCCAAAAGATTCATCAGGGAAATACCGAGTTCTACTTCCCATTATTGGAAAAATGAAAATCCTGAAAAATATGTTGGAGGAGAATTTTCTAAAAGCATTCAGAACAATTTAGAGGATGCTAAAGTATTTCTTGATTGCCGATTGTATTTCAGCCGAAAAGCATTCATTCAATTTGCCAAAATATACATTGCTTTGATTACTCTTCTTGGAAAAGACAATATCCGAAAAATCATTAAAACCAATCGAAATGTTTTTGTAGCTTTCATTGAAAATCTTTCTGAGGATTTTCCTATCCATAAAAAAGATTTGCTTCGTTTTTTGATGATTTCAAAAAGGCAATATTCATTTTGGTTAAGCGATAGAAAATTTGCTTGTAACACGTCTTTGGTTGGACAATGTTTCAAACGAAGACCCAAGCAGATTTCCAACAGAGAAATTTCCATCCTCAAAAAGTATATGAATCTGAACAAATACAAAACGTGGTGCATCCGTTCCATCTGGGGAAAGGCAATTCGTGATGGAGTAGTATCGATGGCAGAATCAACTTGGTACAAATACGCTAGAAAATTCGGATATTCAGAAGTCAGAAAACCAAAGAAAAAACCAAGAAAGAAAAATTCTTATCATGCAAAACGACCGAATGAGACTTGGCATATGGATATTTCGCAATATAAAACTTTGGATAATATTACCTTCTATATTTATACTGTGGTCGACAACTTTTCTCGAAAGATTCTGTCTTGGGATATTTCTACCAAGAAATGCTCGAAAATCAGAACTGAAAACATAAAGCAAGCCATTAAAAATGAATTTGATGTAGATTTAAAAGATCAAAATCTTGAACTTATTGTCGATGGAGGATCTGAAAATAACAACAAAACAATTGATGAATTTATCAAAAATTGCCATGTCAATATCAGCAAGAAGATTGCTCTGAAAGATGTTACTTTTTCTAATTCTATTGTGGAGGGACCTTACAAGATTATGAAATCCTATTACTTCCGTTCCAAAGAAATATTGTCTTCCACAATTTATCAGGAACTGAAATTCTTTATTGAAGATTATAACAATAATCGGCCTTGTTACAAGCATAAAATTTACACTCCAAACGAAGTTCATAATAATCCTGAACTCGCAAATTTCAAAATGGTTTTAGAAAATTCTAATCAGAGGCTGGAAGAAAACCGCAATTTCTGCTGTAAGATTCTGCCTAAGAAATAA
- a CDS encoding RHS repeat-associated core domain-containing protein: MGNTRVSFGRNSAGALEIVDANDYYPFGMNHLKSGNSFFGSSSYKNYKYNGKELQESGMYDYGARFYMPDIGRWGVVDPLSEKGHNFSPYNYAINNPIRFIDPDGMWISITDGDNQYRYSNGQTQHQVDGKWVAIDKNVKLSDNVIGIVAGLQALENGGDAGKDLVSYFDNDKHDASRLPLLT, from the coding sequence TTGGGAAATACGAGGGTAAGTTTCGGAAGAAACAGCGCAGGCGCTCTTGAAATTGTAGATGCTAATGATTATTATCCTTTCGGAATGAATCACCTAAAAAGTGGAAATTCTTTCTTTGGATCAAGTTCGTATAAGAATTATAAATACAACGGAAAAGAGTTGCAGGAAAGTGGCATGTATGATTACGGCGCAAGGTTTTATATGCCTGACATCGGAAGGTGGGGCGTCGTAGATCCTTTAAGTGAAAAAGGACATAATTTTTCTCCTTACAATTATGCAATCAATAATCCAATAAGATTTATTGATCCCGATGGAATGTGGATTAGTATTACAGATGGAGATAATCAATATCGCTATTCTAACGGACAAACCCAGCATCAAGTAGATGGAAAGTGGGTTGCAATAGATAAGAATGTAAAATTATCTGATAATGTTATAGGTATTGTAGCAGGGCTTCAAGCTTTAGAAAATGGCGGGGATGCAGGGAAAGATTTGGTTTCTTATTTTGATAATGATAAACATGATGCTAGTAGGCTCCCTCTATTAACTTAA
- a CDS encoding RHS repeat domain-containing protein gives MEYDLNGNISNLKRSAQSQQGASAFNIDDLGYIYTGNRLTSVTDSSTDYRGYPDTSGNPIRYDSNGNMISHRDKGILQIDYNFLNLPKYIKFDNFITTRAGKIYVNTAYTYRADGVKVGKQYSYKNSSNITHLFNERTDYLDGFQYTNELLKFVPTSEGYYNFENNKYIYNYTDHLGNIRLSYFNNGSGAEVLEENNYYPFGMKHEAYNVLPGNPVYKYSYNGKELQTESGLYDYGARFYMADIGRWGVVDPLAEKSTRFSPYNYAVNNPIRFIDPDGRSGKDIIILTENGSFKASKDLMYKTEEGKRIWDKYGTSKTDDVYIKSSTFSSEDSRTGAETYSLTGDESFVKDGKINDIGKTYSAMESFDGVDISKSGDKQVHLMAINESFFPNKASDTYSKSEVTSSGKTLTSQYDLSDLTKIVYHEFKAHIEDRTGDADKDHKKFGESSFKGYIRPNSPMDIFEKQLIKVVRTLNEKKYNAKK, from the coding sequence ATGGAATATGATCTTAACGGAAATATTTCAAACCTGAAAAGATCGGCGCAATCTCAGCAAGGTGCTTCTGCATTTAATATTGATGATCTTGGATATATTTATACCGGAAACAGGCTGACTTCCGTTACCGATTCCTCCACAGATTACAGAGGTTATCCGGATACCTCAGGAAATCCAATTCGTTATGATAGCAACGGAAATATGATTTCTCACAGAGATAAGGGAATTTTGCAAATTGATTATAATTTTTTAAATCTTCCGAAATACATTAAGTTCGATAATTTCATAACAACTCGTGCCGGAAAAATATACGTTAATACAGCATATACTTACAGGGCAGATGGAGTAAAAGTGGGGAAACAATATTCCTATAAAAATTCCAGTAATATAACCCATCTTTTCAACGAAAGGACGGATTATCTGGATGGTTTTCAATATACCAATGAGTTGCTTAAATTTGTTCCAACTTCCGAAGGGTATTATAATTTCGAAAATAATAAGTATATTTACAACTACACAGACCATTTGGGAAATATCCGTTTAAGTTATTTCAACAATGGAAGCGGCGCAGAAGTTCTTGAAGAAAATAATTATTATCCGTTTGGAATGAAGCATGAAGCCTATAATGTTTTACCGGGAAATCCTGTATACAAATACAGTTACAATGGAAAAGAATTGCAGACGGAATCCGGATTGTATGATTACGGTGCAAGGTTTTATATGGCAGACATCGGACGTTGGGGCGTCGTAGATCCGCTCGCGGAGAAATCAACAAGGTTTAGTCCTTATAACTATGCTGTCAATAATCCCATCCGTTTTATCGACCCAGACGGAAGATCTGGAAAAGATATTATTATTTTAACCGAAAATGGTTCTTTTAAAGCTTCAAAAGATTTGATGTATAAAACAGAAGAGGGAAAAAGAATATGGGATAAGTATGGAACTAGTAAAACGGATGATGTTTACATAAAATCAAGTACTTTTTCTTCTGAAGATTCGAGAACTGGTGCAGAAACATATAGTTTGACAGGTGATGAAAGTTTTGTTAAAGATGGTAAAATAAATGATATTGGAAAAACTTATTCAGCAATGGAAAGTTTTGATGGAGTTGATATATCAAAATCAGGAGATAAACAGGTTCATTTGATGGCAATTAATGAATCTTTTTTTCCAAATAAAGCATCAGATACTTATTCGAAATCAGAAGTAACATCTTCAGGAAAAACATTAACATCACAGTATGATTTATCAGACTTAACAAAAATTGTTTATCATGAATTTAAAGCACATATCGAAGATAGAACAGGAGATGCCGATAAGGATCACAAGAAATTTGGAGAATCTTCCTTCAAAGGATATATAAGACCAAATTCCCCTATGGATATATTTGAAAAACAGTTAATTAAAGTTGTTAGAACTCTAAATGAAAAAAAATATAATGCAAAAAAATAA
- a CDS encoding DUF6443 domain-containing protein — protein MRKYSTTKTFSLLGLSIAAMSFAQSQNENYIQSQSCLNDDCSRKSETITYFDGLGRPKQIISVKATPGGKDLVTPVTYDGFGRQVKSILPVPADTQNSSIHTGITDETAANSYYGVSNAYSEKEIENSPLDRVLQQASPGEPWKMSSGHTQKLKYETNLGTEVKKFITSTTTSTVNNVSTTVSTLSVSTDNSGYYPASTLYKNTVTDEDGNPVTEFKNGQGQTILVRRNDGAQNVDTYYVYNEYSQLAFVLSPKAVKQISDNNNLITDDILNELCYQYRYDGRDRLVEKRLPGKEWELMVYDKQDRVVLTQDAILRTANNSFGSKGWLFTKYDEFGRVALTGFYPDSNSRSFVQDQMNTIAANSLNNEIRTTEPVVVSGISIYYRNLAFPSSGVVLLSVNYYDTYPSEAPAVPATVLGQHTMKQTLGSSEDASTMGILTAAYVKNIEDNNWTKTYSYYDSTGRAIATKSTNHLGGYTNTETELDFAGVPKLSKTYHKRLSTDTEKVITETFEYDSQNRLKKHYHQVDNNPQELLAENTYNDLSQLVNKKVGNNLQSIDYTYNIRGWMTKINDPANLNGKLFGYKVKYSEVEGLETPNTDFSTLKVKPKYNGNIAEVDWRTGTTTGDNLRRYGYVYDGANRLLAGFYQKDTNPSAKEYFEKMEYDLNGNISNLKRSAQSQQGASAFNIDDLGYIYTGNRLTSVTDSSTDYRGYPDTSGNPIRYDSNGNMISHRDKGILQIDYNFLNLPKYIKFDNFITTRAGKIYVNTAYTYRADGVKVGKQYSYKNSSNITHLFSERTDYLDGFQYTNELLKFVPTSEGYYNFENNKYIYNYTDHLGNIRLSYFNNGSGAEVLEENNYYPFGMKHEGYNTSFSFGSSYQYKYNGKELQTESGMYDYGARFYMADIGRWGVVDPLAEKMRRHSPYNYAYNNPIRFIDPDGRQGKDIIVLTANGSFKASKEILYKTPEGRRLWDKYGTSKTDDIYIGSKNFGSDSKTVAETIANVKTMGLVKDNKISLPEGYTNNAEFNNLDISKSGDKNVHLVSLNEKYFQEKNNDSRYNIKSVDEEGNPKTFGYNNYDLAEAVYHELKSHIEDATGNEDADHIKYGTDAFKLIAPRAPGSPSETIMNQLIKVREDARKKKED, from the coding sequence ATGAGAAAATACAGTACCACCAAAACATTCTCCCTGTTGGGGCTGAGCATTGCCGCGATGTCCTTTGCGCAGTCCCAGAACGAGAACTACATACAGTCCCAAAGCTGTCTGAATGACGACTGCAGCCGGAAATCCGAGACCATCACTTATTTTGACGGTCTGGGAAGACCCAAGCAGATCATCAGTGTGAAAGCGACACCCGGCGGAAAAGACCTGGTAACGCCCGTTACCTATGACGGCTTCGGAAGACAGGTGAAAAGCATCCTTCCCGTTCCTGCCGACACCCAGAACTCCTCCATCCATACCGGAATTACCGATGAAACGGCTGCCAACTCCTATTACGGGGTTTCCAATGCATATTCTGAAAAGGAAATAGAAAACTCCCCGCTGGACAGGGTATTGCAGCAGGCAAGCCCGGGAGAGCCATGGAAAATGAGCTCAGGACACACCCAGAAGCTGAAGTACGAAACCAACCTGGGAACAGAGGTGAAGAAATTCATCACCAGTACAACCACCAGTACCGTGAACAATGTTTCCACTACGGTTTCCACGCTTTCGGTTTCTACGGATAATTCGGGATATTATCCTGCATCAACACTGTACAAGAACACCGTTACCGATGAGGACGGAAATCCTGTAACGGAATTTAAAAACGGACAGGGACAGACGATTCTGGTCCGCAGAAATGACGGGGCACAGAATGTGGACACGTATTACGTGTACAACGAGTACAGCCAGCTGGCTTTCGTCCTTTCCCCGAAAGCGGTAAAACAGATTTCAGATAACAATAACCTGATTACGGATGATATTCTAAATGAGCTCTGCTACCAGTACCGGTACGACGGCAGAGACCGTCTGGTTGAAAAAAGACTGCCCGGAAAAGAATGGGAACTGATGGTGTACGACAAACAGGACCGTGTGGTGCTCACGCAGGATGCGATCCTGAGAACAGCAAACAACAGCTTTGGAAGCAAAGGCTGGCTTTTTACCAAGTATGATGAGTTCGGAAGGGTGGCTCTTACTGGATTTTATCCTGATTCGAATTCAAGAAGTTTTGTACAGGATCAGATGAATACCATTGCAGCAAATTCTTTAAATAATGAAATCAGAACCACAGAACCTGTTGTGGTAAGCGGTATCAGTATTTATTACAGGAATCTTGCATTCCCTTCTTCTGGTGTTGTCCTGCTTTCGGTTAATTATTACGACACCTACCCTTCTGAAGCTCCGGCAGTTCCGGCAACGGTTTTGGGGCAGCATACGATGAAACAGACGCTGGGAAGCAGTGAAGATGCTTCCACGATGGGGATTTTAACCGCTGCCTACGTTAAAAACATAGAAGACAACAACTGGACGAAAACCTACAGCTATTACGATTCGACGGGAAGAGCCATTGCCACCAAAAGCACCAACCATCTCGGAGGATACACCAACACCGAAACTGAGCTGGATTTTGCAGGGGTTCCTAAGCTTTCTAAAACGTATCATAAAAGATTAAGTACAGATACTGAAAAAGTGATCACCGAAACTTTTGAATACGATTCCCAGAACAGGCTGAAAAAACATTATCATCAGGTGGATAATAATCCGCAGGAACTGCTTGCCGAAAATACCTACAACGACTTGTCCCAGCTTGTGAACAAGAAAGTAGGAAATAATCTTCAGAGCATCGATTACACCTACAACATACGCGGCTGGATGACCAAGATCAATGATCCTGCAAACCTTAACGGAAAACTGTTCGGGTATAAAGTAAAATACAGTGAAGTGGAAGGGCTTGAAACGCCCAATACAGACTTTTCTACTCTGAAAGTAAAACCGAAATACAACGGCAATATTGCGGAGGTAGACTGGAGAACAGGAACAACCACAGGAGACAACCTGAGAAGATACGGCTATGTTTACGATGGAGCGAACAGATTACTGGCAGGATTTTATCAGAAAGATACCAATCCTTCTGCAAAGGAATACTTCGAAAAGATGGAATATGATCTTAACGGAAATATATCCAATCTGAAAAGATCGGCGCAATCTCAGCAAGGTGCTTCTGCATTTAATATTGATGATCTTGGATATATTTATACCGGAAACAGGCTGACTTCCGTTACCGATTCCTCCACAGATTACAGAGGTTATCCCGATACTTCAGGAAATCCAATTCGTTATGATAGCAACGGAAATATGATTTCTCACAGAGATAAGGGAATTTTGCAAATTGATTATAATTTTTTAAATCTTCCGAAATACATTAAGTTCGATAATTTCATAACAACTCGTGCCGGAAAAATATACGTTAATACAGCATATACTTACAGGGCAGATGGAGTAAAAGTGGGGAAACAATATTCCTATAAAAATTCCAGTAATATAACCCATCTTTTCAGCGAAAGGACGGATTATCTGGATGGTTTTCAATATACCAATGAGTTGCTTAAATTTGTTCCAACTTCCGAAGGGTATTATAATTTCGAAAATAATAAGTATATTTACAACTACACAGACCATTTGGGAAATATCCGTTTAAGTTATTTCAACAATGGAAGCGGCGCAGAAGTTCTTGAAGAAAATAACTATTATCCGTTTGGGATGAAGCATGAAGGATACAATACTTCTTTCAGTTTTGGAAGCAGTTACCAGTATAAATACAACGGCAAGGAATTACAGACGGAGTCCGGCATGTATGATTATGGAGCAAGATTCTATATGGCAGACATCGGTAGATGGGGCGTCGTAGATCCGCTCGCGGAAAAGATGCGTCGTCATAGTCCTTATAATTATGCTTATAATAATCCTATTCGTTTTATTGATCCGGATGGTAGACAAGGTAAAGATATTATAGTTTTAACAGCAAATGGTTCTTTCAAAGCCTCAAAAGAAATTCTATACAAAACACCCGAAGGCAGGAGATTATGGGATAAGTATGGGACAAGTAAGACAGATGACATTTATATAGGTTCTAAAAATTTTGGATCTGACTCTAAAACTGTAGCAGAAACCATCGCTAATGTTAAGACTATGGGACTTGTAAAAGATAACAAAATATCACTTCCAGAAGGATATACCAATAATGCCGAATTCAATAATTTGGATATATCAAAATCAGGAGATAAGAATGTTCATTTAGTTTCTTTAAATGAAAAGTATTTTCAAGAGAAAAATAACGACTCAAGGTATAATATAAAAAGTGTAGACGAAGAGGGTAATCCCAAAACTTTTGGATATAATAATTATGACTTAGCAGAAGCTGTTTATCATGAGCTCAAGTCTCATATAGAAGATGCTACGGGTAATGAAGATGCAGATCATATTAAATATGGTACAGATGCTTTTAAACTTATAGCTCCACGAGCGCCAGGATCTCCGTCAGAAACGATTATGAATCAACTTATAAAAGTTAGAGAAGATGCAAGAAAAAAGAAAGAAGACTAA